The following proteins are co-located in the Gossypium hirsutum isolate 1008001.06 chromosome A02, Gossypium_hirsutum_v2.1, whole genome shotgun sequence genome:
- the LOC107936077 gene encoding iron-sulfur cluster assembly protein 1, with product MLRMASKKLLGIPSPSPPLQTLPRLYHQNVIDHYNNPRNVGSFDKNDPNVGTGLVGAPACGDVMKLQIKIDEESGKIVDACFKTFGCGSAIASSSVATEWVKGKSMDEVLTIKNTEIAKHLSLPPVKLHCSMLAEDAIKAAVKDAEAKRGKMNGSSKAADA from the exons ATGTTGAGGATGGCGTCGAAAAAGCTGCTCGGGATTCCCTCCCCATCGCCTCCCCTACAGACTCTGCCACGTCTTTACCACCAGAATGTCATCGATCACTACAACAATCCTCGTAACGTCGGTTCCTTCGACAAGAACGACCCCAACGTGGGTACCGGCCTGGTCGGCGCTCCTGCTTGCGGTGATGTTATGAAGTTGCAAATCAAAATCGACGAGGAGTCCGGCAAAATCGTTGATGCTTGCTTTAAAACCTTCGGTTGTGGCTCGGCCATTGCCTCTTCTTCTGTTG CTACTGAATGGGTGAAAGGGAAAAGCATGGACGAAGTGCTTACTATTAAAAACAC GGAGATCGCGAAACATCTATCACTTCCACCAGTTAAGCTGCACTGCAGTATGCTTGCTGAAGATGCAATTAAGGCAGCTGTGAAAGATGCTGAAGCTAAACGTGGCAAAATGAATGGTAGTTCCAAGGCTGCTGATGCCTAA